The Mastomys coucha isolate ucsf_1 unplaced genomic scaffold, UCSF_Mcou_1 pScaffold11, whole genome shotgun sequence genome includes a window with the following:
- the Hdac10 gene encoding polyamine deacetylase HDAC10 isoform X3, with protein sequence MGLLWPPGHHSQRAAANGFCVFNNVAIAAKYAKQKYGLQRILIVDWDVHHGQGIQYIFNDDPSVLYFSWHRYEHGSFWPFLPESDADAVGQGQGRGFTVNLPWNQVGMGNADYLAAFLHVLLPLAFEFDPELVLVSAGFDSAIGDPEGQMQATPECFAHLTRLLQVLAGGQICAVLEGGYHLESLAQSVCMMVQTLLGDPTPPLLGLMVPCQSALESIQSVRTAQTPHWTSLQQNVAPVLSPSTQSPEGRSLPLLGESPTCAVAEDSLSHLLDRLCLHPPSPVCTAVASTVPGAALALPPGVLHKEGSVLREETEAWARLHKSRFQDEDLAALGKTLCLLDGILDGQIRSAIATTSAPATAATLDVLIQRCLAHRAQRLLCVALGQLDRPLDLADDGRILWLNIRGQEAAIWSMFHFSTPQPQTTGGFLSLILGLVLPLAYGFQPDMVLMALGPTHGLQNAQAALLTAMLRSPVGGRILAVVEEESILQLERTLAQALHGETPPSLGPFSMASPVEIQALTFLKAQLKARWKLLQVAAPPPQP encoded by the exons ATGGGCTTGCTCTG GCCTCCAGGGCACCATAGTCAGAGGGCAGCTGCCAATGGATTCTGTGTGTTCAACAATGTGGCTATAGCAGCCAAATATGCCAAGCAGAAATATGGGCTGCAGAG GATTCTCATTGTCGACTGGGATGTCCACCATGGCCAGGGCATCCAATATATCTTCAATGATGACCCCAG tgtcctttattTCTCCTGGCACCGCTATGAGCATGGAAGCTTCTGGCCATTCCTCCCAGAGTCTGATGCAGATGCAGTTGGCCAAGGGCAGGGCCGAGGTTTCACTGTCAATTTGCCCTGGAACCAG GTTGGGATGGGAAATGCAGACTATTTGGCTGCCTTCCTGCACGTGCTGCTCCCGCTGGCCTTCGAG TTTGACCCTGAGTTGGTGCTGGTGTCAGCAGGATTTGACTCTGCTATCGGCGACCCTGAG GGGCAGATGCAGGCCACACCTGAGTGCTTTGCCCATCTCACACGGCTGCTGCAGGTGCTGGCTGGTGGCCAGATTTGTGCCGTGTTGGAG GGCGGATACCACTTGGAGTCCTTAGCACAGTCAGTGTGTATGATGGTGCAGACACTGCTTGGCGACCCCACACCTCCCCTTCTTGGTCTCATGGTGCCGTGTCAGAG TGCCCTGGAGTCCATCCAGAGTGTCCGgacagcccagacccctcactgGACAAGCCTCCAGCAAA ATGTGGCCCCAGttctgagtcccagcacccagtcTCCTGAAGGGagatctctgcctctgcttgGTGAGAGTCCCACATGTGCAGTAGCAGAGGATTCACTGAGTCACCTCCTGGACAGACTGTGCCTCCACCCTCCATCTCCAGTCTGCACAGCTGTGGCCTCGACTGTGCCAGGTGCTGCTCTGGCCTTGCCTCCTGGAGTGCTCCATAAAGAAGGGTCAGTCTTGAGGGAGGAGACTGAAGCCTGGGCCAG GCTTCACAAGTCCCGGTTCCAGGATGAGGACCTTGCCGCACTGGGGAAGACTCTGTGTCTCTTAGATGGAATCCTGGATGGGCAG ATAAGAAGTGCCATAGCAACCACATCTGCCCCTGCCACAGCAGCAACTTTGGATGTGCTCATTCAGCGATGCCTAGCCCACAGAGCTCAGAG GctgctctgtgtggctctgggacAACTGGATCGACCCCTGGACCTTGCAGATGATGG GAGAATTCTGTGGCTCAACATCCGGGGCCAGGAGGCAGCCATCTGGTCCATGTTCCACTTCTCCACTCCACAGCCACAG ACAACTGGAGGGTTTCTGAGCCTCATTTTGGGTCTAGTACTGCCCTTGGCCTATGGCTTCCAGCCTGACATGGTGTTGATGGCACTGGGGCCTACCCATGGCCTGCAGAACGCCCAAGCTGCTCTCTTGACTGCAATGCTTCGGAGCCCAGTAGGAGGCCGAATTCTAGCCGTAGTGGAAGAG GAATCCATACTTCAGCTTGAAAGGACCCTGGCACAGGCATTGCATGGGGAAACACCTCCCAGTCTGGGCCCTTTCTCGATGGCCTCTCCAGTGGAGATCCAGGCTCTTACGTTTCTAAAAGCTCAGCTGAAGGCTCGGTGGAAGTTGCTGCAGGTGGCTG CTCCTCCACCACAACCGTGA
- the Hdac10 gene encoding polyamine deacetylase HDAC10 isoform X2 — MGTALVYHEDMTATRLLWDDPECEIECPERLTAALDALRQHGLEERCQRLSACEASEEELGLVHSPEYIALVQKTQTLDEEELHALSKQYDAVYFHPDTYHCARLAAGAALQLVDAVLTGAVQNGLALVRPPGHHSQRAAANGFCVFNNVAIAAKYAKQKYGLQRILIVDWDVHHGQGIQYIFNDDPSVLYFSWHRYEHGSFWPFLPESDADAVGQGQGRGFTVNLPWNQFDPELVLVSAGFDSAIGDPEGQMQATPECFAHLTRLLQVLAGGQICAVLEGGYHLESLAQSVCMMVQTLLGDPTPPLLGLMVPCQSALESIQSVRTAQTPHWTSLQQNVAPVLSPSTQSPEGRSLPLLGESPTCAVAEDSLSHLLDRLCLHPPSPVCTAVASTVPGAALALPPGVLHKEGSVLREETEAWARLHKSRFQDEDLAALGKTLCLLDGILDGQIRSAIATTSAPATAATLDVLIQRCLAHRAQRLLCVALGQLDRPLDLADDGRILWLNIRGQEAAIWSMFHFSTPQPQTTGGFLSLILGLVLPLAYGFQPDMVLMALGPTHGLQNAQAALLTAMLRSPVGGRILAVVEEESILQLERTLAQALHGETPPSLGPFSMASPVEIQALTFLKAQLKARWKLLQVAAPPPQP; from the exons ATGGGCACAGCACTTGTGTACCACGAGGACATGACAGCCACTCGACTGCTCTGGGATGA CCCCGAGTGCGAAATTGAGTGCCCAGAGCGCCTGACAGCTGCCCTGGATGCCCTGCGGCAGCATGGCCTAGAAGAAAGGTGCCAGCGTTTGTCAGCTTGTGAGGCATCAGAGGAAGAGTTGGGCCTGGTGCACAG CCCGGAATATATAGCCCTGGTGCAGAAGACCCAGACCCTGGATGAAGAGGAGCTCCACGCACTGTCTAAGCAGTATGATGCTGTCTACTTCCACCCG GACACTTATCACTGTGCCCGGCTGGCAGCGGGGGCTGCACTGCAGCTGGTTGATGCAGTGCTAACAGGAGCTGTGCAAAATGGGCTTGCTCTGGTGAG GCCTCCAGGGCACCATAGTCAGAGGGCAGCTGCCAATGGATTCTGTGTGTTCAACAATGTGGCTATAGCAGCCAAATATGCCAAGCAGAAATATGGGCTGCAGAG GATTCTCATTGTCGACTGGGATGTCCACCATGGCCAGGGCATCCAATATATCTTCAATGATGACCCCAG tgtcctttattTCTCCTGGCACCGCTATGAGCATGGAAGCTTCTGGCCATTCCTCCCAGAGTCTGATGCAGATGCAGTTGGCCAAGGGCAGGGCCGAGGTTTCACTGTCAATTTGCCCTGGAACCAG TTTGACCCTGAGTTGGTGCTGGTGTCAGCAGGATTTGACTCTGCTATCGGCGACCCTGAG GGGCAGATGCAGGCCACACCTGAGTGCTTTGCCCATCTCACACGGCTGCTGCAGGTGCTGGCTGGTGGCCAGATTTGTGCCGTGTTGGAG GGCGGATACCACTTGGAGTCCTTAGCACAGTCAGTGTGTATGATGGTGCAGACACTGCTTGGCGACCCCACACCTCCCCTTCTTGGTCTCATGGTGCCGTGTCAGAG TGCCCTGGAGTCCATCCAGAGTGTCCGgacagcccagacccctcactgGACAAGCCTCCAGCAAA ATGTGGCCCCAGttctgagtcccagcacccagtcTCCTGAAGGGagatctctgcctctgcttgGTGAGAGTCCCACATGTGCAGTAGCAGAGGATTCACTGAGTCACCTCCTGGACAGACTGTGCCTCCACCCTCCATCTCCAGTCTGCACAGCTGTGGCCTCGACTGTGCCAGGTGCTGCTCTGGCCTTGCCTCCTGGAGTGCTCCATAAAGAAGGGTCAGTCTTGAGGGAGGAGACTGAAGCCTGGGCCAG GCTTCACAAGTCCCGGTTCCAGGATGAGGACCTTGCCGCACTGGGGAAGACTCTGTGTCTCTTAGATGGAATCCTGGATGGGCAG ATAAGAAGTGCCATAGCAACCACATCTGCCCCTGCCACAGCAGCAACTTTGGATGTGCTCATTCAGCGATGCCTAGCCCACAGAGCTCAGAG GctgctctgtgtggctctgggacAACTGGATCGACCCCTGGACCTTGCAGATGATGG GAGAATTCTGTGGCTCAACATCCGGGGCCAGGAGGCAGCCATCTGGTCCATGTTCCACTTCTCCACTCCACAGCCACAG ACAACTGGAGGGTTTCTGAGCCTCATTTTGGGTCTAGTACTGCCCTTGGCCTATGGCTTCCAGCCTGACATGGTGTTGATGGCACTGGGGCCTACCCATGGCCTGCAGAACGCCCAAGCTGCTCTCTTGACTGCAATGCTTCGGAGCCCAGTAGGAGGCCGAATTCTAGCCGTAGTGGAAGAG GAATCCATACTTCAGCTTGAAAGGACCCTGGCACAGGCATTGCATGGGGAAACACCTCCCAGTCTGGGCCCTTTCTCGATGGCCTCTCCAGTGGAGATCCAGGCTCTTACGTTTCTAAAAGCTCAGCTGAAGGCTCGGTGGAAGTTGCTGCAGGTGGCTG CTCCTCCACCACAACCGTGA
- the Hdac10 gene encoding polyamine deacetylase HDAC10 isoform X1, giving the protein MGTALVYHEDMTATRLLWDDPECEIECPERLTAALDALRQHGLEERCQRLSACEASEEELGLVHSPEYIALVQKTQTLDEEELHALSKQYDAVYFHPDTYHCARLAAGAALQLVDAVLTGAVQNGLALVRPPGHHSQRAAANGFCVFNNVAIAAKYAKQKYGLQRILIVDWDVHHGQGIQYIFNDDPSVLYFSWHRYEHGSFWPFLPESDADAVGQGQGRGFTVNLPWNQVGMGNADYLAAFLHVLLPLAFEFDPELVLVSAGFDSAIGDPEGQMQATPECFAHLTRLLQVLAGGQICAVLEGGYHLESLAQSVCMMVQTLLGDPTPPLLGLMVPCQSALESIQSVRTAQTPHWTSLQQNVAPVLSPSTQSPEGRSLPLLGESPTCAVAEDSLSHLLDRLCLHPPSPVCTAVASTVPGAALALPPGVLHKEGSVLREETEAWARLHKSRFQDEDLAALGKTLCLLDGILDGQIRSAIATTSAPATAATLDVLIQRCLAHRAQRLLCVALGQLDRPLDLADDGRILWLNIRGQEAAIWSMFHFSTPQPQTTGGFLSLILGLVLPLAYGFQPDMVLMALGPTHGLQNAQAALLTAMLRSPVGGRILAVVEEESILQLERTLAQALHGETPPSLGPFSMASPVEIQALTFLKAQLKARWKLLQVAAPPPQP; this is encoded by the exons ATGGGCACAGCACTTGTGTACCACGAGGACATGACAGCCACTCGACTGCTCTGGGATGA CCCCGAGTGCGAAATTGAGTGCCCAGAGCGCCTGACAGCTGCCCTGGATGCCCTGCGGCAGCATGGCCTAGAAGAAAGGTGCCAGCGTTTGTCAGCTTGTGAGGCATCAGAGGAAGAGTTGGGCCTGGTGCACAG CCCGGAATATATAGCCCTGGTGCAGAAGACCCAGACCCTGGATGAAGAGGAGCTCCACGCACTGTCTAAGCAGTATGATGCTGTCTACTTCCACCCG GACACTTATCACTGTGCCCGGCTGGCAGCGGGGGCTGCACTGCAGCTGGTTGATGCAGTGCTAACAGGAGCTGTGCAAAATGGGCTTGCTCTGGTGAG GCCTCCAGGGCACCATAGTCAGAGGGCAGCTGCCAATGGATTCTGTGTGTTCAACAATGTGGCTATAGCAGCCAAATATGCCAAGCAGAAATATGGGCTGCAGAG GATTCTCATTGTCGACTGGGATGTCCACCATGGCCAGGGCATCCAATATATCTTCAATGATGACCCCAG tgtcctttattTCTCCTGGCACCGCTATGAGCATGGAAGCTTCTGGCCATTCCTCCCAGAGTCTGATGCAGATGCAGTTGGCCAAGGGCAGGGCCGAGGTTTCACTGTCAATTTGCCCTGGAACCAG GTTGGGATGGGAAATGCAGACTATTTGGCTGCCTTCCTGCACGTGCTGCTCCCGCTGGCCTTCGAG TTTGACCCTGAGTTGGTGCTGGTGTCAGCAGGATTTGACTCTGCTATCGGCGACCCTGAG GGGCAGATGCAGGCCACACCTGAGTGCTTTGCCCATCTCACACGGCTGCTGCAGGTGCTGGCTGGTGGCCAGATTTGTGCCGTGTTGGAG GGCGGATACCACTTGGAGTCCTTAGCACAGTCAGTGTGTATGATGGTGCAGACACTGCTTGGCGACCCCACACCTCCCCTTCTTGGTCTCATGGTGCCGTGTCAGAG TGCCCTGGAGTCCATCCAGAGTGTCCGgacagcccagacccctcactgGACAAGCCTCCAGCAAA ATGTGGCCCCAGttctgagtcccagcacccagtcTCCTGAAGGGagatctctgcctctgcttgGTGAGAGTCCCACATGTGCAGTAGCAGAGGATTCACTGAGTCACCTCCTGGACAGACTGTGCCTCCACCCTCCATCTCCAGTCTGCACAGCTGTGGCCTCGACTGTGCCAGGTGCTGCTCTGGCCTTGCCTCCTGGAGTGCTCCATAAAGAAGGGTCAGTCTTGAGGGAGGAGACTGAAGCCTGGGCCAG GCTTCACAAGTCCCGGTTCCAGGATGAGGACCTTGCCGCACTGGGGAAGACTCTGTGTCTCTTAGATGGAATCCTGGATGGGCAG ATAAGAAGTGCCATAGCAACCACATCTGCCCCTGCCACAGCAGCAACTTTGGATGTGCTCATTCAGCGATGCCTAGCCCACAGAGCTCAGAG GctgctctgtgtggctctgggacAACTGGATCGACCCCTGGACCTTGCAGATGATGG GAGAATTCTGTGGCTCAACATCCGGGGCCAGGAGGCAGCCATCTGGTCCATGTTCCACTTCTCCACTCCACAGCCACAG ACAACTGGAGGGTTTCTGAGCCTCATTTTGGGTCTAGTACTGCCCTTGGCCTATGGCTTCCAGCCTGACATGGTGTTGATGGCACTGGGGCCTACCCATGGCCTGCAGAACGCCCAAGCTGCTCTCTTGACTGCAATGCTTCGGAGCCCAGTAGGAGGCCGAATTCTAGCCGTAGTGGAAGAG GAATCCATACTTCAGCTTGAAAGGACCCTGGCACAGGCATTGCATGGGGAAACACCTCCCAGTCTGGGCCCTTTCTCGATGGCCTCTCCAGTGGAGATCCAGGCTCTTACGTTTCTAAAAGCTCAGCTGAAGGCTCGGTGGAAGTTGCTGCAGGTGGCTG CTCCTCCACCACAACCGTGA